Proteins from one Streptomyces sp. NBC_00390 genomic window:
- a CDS encoding LysR family transcriptional regulator, producing MLNLERLRTLDALARHGSVSAAADGLHVTTSAVSQQLAKLEREVGQQLLAKNGRGVRLTDAGQLLADHAARILSQVELAQSDIEAQRGQVVGEVRIGAFPTAARGLFPSAISELRRSHPDLRVQSLELEPERGIREVFRGDLDLAVVLDWSNKRLPVPGGLTQAHLLDDVPDVAMPLDHPLAGRPAVDLEEFADDEWVSWPEGEFCHDWLVFTLRSKGFEPRITHLAGEHHTQLALIAAGLGVCVAPRLGRGPVPDGVALVPVRQHMRRHVYAVWRTDADRRPSIRAAADALRRAACAGDS from the coding sequence ATGTTGAATCTGGAGCGCCTGCGCACACTCGACGCACTCGCGCGGCACGGCTCGGTGAGCGCGGCCGCCGACGGACTGCATGTCACGACCTCGGCGGTCTCGCAGCAACTGGCGAAGCTGGAGCGGGAGGTCGGCCAGCAGCTGCTGGCCAAGAACGGCCGGGGGGTACGCCTCACCGACGCCGGTCAGCTGCTCGCCGACCATGCCGCGCGGATCCTGTCGCAGGTCGAGCTCGCGCAGTCCGACATCGAGGCCCAGCGGGGACAGGTGGTCGGAGAGGTCAGGATCGGGGCCTTCCCGACCGCCGCGCGCGGCCTGTTCCCGTCGGCGATCTCCGAACTGCGCCGGTCTCATCCCGATCTGCGGGTGCAGTCCCTGGAACTGGAGCCCGAGCGCGGCATCCGGGAGGTCTTCAGGGGTGACCTCGACCTCGCCGTCGTGCTCGACTGGAGCAACAAGCGGCTGCCGGTGCCCGGCGGCCTCACGCAGGCGCATCTGCTCGACGACGTGCCCGATGTGGCCATGCCCCTCGATCACCCGCTGGCCGGGCGGCCGGCGGTGGACCTCGAGGAGTTCGCCGACGACGAGTGGGTCTCCTGGCCCGAGGGCGAGTTCTGTCACGACTGGCTGGTGTTCACCCTGCGCTCCAAGGGCTTCGAGCCGCGCATCACGCATCTGGCGGGGGAGCACCACACCCAGCTCGCGCTCATCGCCGCCGGACTCGGTGTCTGCGTCGCGCCACGGCTCGGTCGCGGTCCCGTCCCGGACGGCGTCGCGCTCGTACCCGTACGCCAGCACATGCGCCGGCATGTGTACGCCGTGTGGCGCACGGACGCCGACCGCAGGCCGTCGATCAGGGCGGCTGCCGACGCGCTGCGGCGGGCCGCGTGCGCGGGGGACAGCTGA
- a CDS encoding SDR family oxidoreductase yields the protein MTAQVAESGKVALITGASRGIGYGIAEALVARGDKVVITGRGEEALKEAVEQLGADRVIAVAGKAHDEAHQAAAVEAAMDAFGRVDFLINNAGTNPVFGPIAELDLGVARKVYETNVISALGFAQQTWKAWQKENGGAIVNIASVAGVSASPFIGAYGMSKAAMVNLTLQLAHEMAPGVRVNAIAPAVIKTKFAEALYEGREAEAAAAYPLGRLGVPSDIGGAAAFLTSDQSDWVTGQTLVVDGGIFLNAGVH from the coding sequence ATGACTGCACAGGTGGCGGAGAGCGGGAAGGTCGCGCTGATCACCGGCGCGAGCCGCGGCATCGGGTACGGCATCGCCGAGGCGCTCGTGGCCCGTGGCGACAAGGTGGTCATCACCGGACGCGGTGAGGAGGCCCTCAAGGAGGCGGTCGAGCAGCTCGGTGCCGATCGGGTGATCGCCGTCGCGGGCAAGGCCCACGACGAGGCCCACCAGGCCGCCGCCGTCGAGGCCGCGATGGACGCGTTCGGCAGGGTGGACTTCCTGATCAACAACGCCGGTACGAATCCGGTGTTCGGCCCGATCGCCGAGCTCGACCTCGGTGTCGCGCGCAAGGTCTACGAGACGAACGTGATCTCGGCGCTGGGCTTCGCCCAGCAGACCTGGAAGGCATGGCAGAAGGAGAACGGCGGCGCGATCGTGAACATCGCATCGGTCGCCGGAGTCTCCGCCTCGCCCTTCATCGGTGCCTACGGCATGAGCAAGGCGGCCATGGTCAATCTGACCCTCCAGCTCGCGCACGAGATGGCGCCGGGCGTCCGGGTCAACGCGATCGCCCCCGCGGTGATCAAGACCAAGTTCGCCGAAGCCCTGTACGAGGGCCGGGAAGCGGAGGCCGCCGCGGCCTACCCGCTGGGGCGGCTCGGGGTGCCCTCGGACATCGGTGGCGCCGCCGCGTTCCTCACCTCCGACCAGTCGGACTGGGTCACGGGCCAGACACTGGTCGTCGATGGGGGTATCTTCCTCAACGCGGGAGTCCACTGA
- a CDS encoding cysteine hydrolase — protein sequence MPSIEQLAEQLEASSTVLLTVECQQGVVGTDSALPELAEAARSSGALRNVARLVATAHEAGVQVMHAVAERRPDGRGASHNARLFRAAARLPVQQHSGSTAVRVAPPIEVADEDLVVRRLHGLSPLAGTDVDPLLRNLGCRTLVVTGVSANVAIPNAVFDAVNLGYTAVVVADAIAGVPAEYTPAMIRNTLALVATIATSDEVLACWKRPRRAARA from the coding sequence TTGCCATCCATCGAACAACTCGCGGAACAGCTGGAGGCGTCCAGCACCGTCCTGCTCACCGTCGAGTGCCAGCAGGGCGTCGTGGGCACGGACAGCGCCCTGCCCGAACTGGCCGAGGCGGCCCGCTCCTCGGGTGCCCTGCGCAATGTCGCCCGGCTGGTGGCAACGGCACATGAAGCCGGCGTCCAGGTGATGCATGCCGTCGCCGAACGGCGTCCGGACGGGCGGGGCGCCAGCCACAACGCCCGGCTCTTCCGCGCCGCCGCGCGTCTGCCGGTCCAGCAGCACAGCGGATCCACGGCGGTGCGCGTCGCGCCGCCGATCGAGGTCGCCGACGAGGACCTCGTCGTACGCAGGCTGCACGGTCTCTCGCCGCTGGCCGGCACGGACGTCGACCCGCTGCTGCGCAACCTCGGCTGCCGCACCCTCGTCGTCACCGGAGTCTCGGCGAACGTGGCCATTCCCAACGCCGTCTTCGACGCGGTCAATCTCGGCTACACCGCGGTCGTCGTCGCCGACGCCATCGCGGGCGTACCGGCCGAGTACACCCCCGCGATGATCCGCAACACGCTGGCCCTGGTCGCCACGATCGCCACCAGCGACGAGGTGCTCGCCTGCTGGAAGCGGCCGCGCCGGGCCGCGCGGGCCTGA
- a CDS encoding TetR/AcrR family transcriptional regulator, with protein MATRNAPSAPRTELIADAALRLLAERGMRGLTHRAVDAAAGLPQGSTSNHARTRQALLETAVRRLAEREAAVLAMDELPPALGGEAGGGGGGDLLDALALALHRYLTTHRALLVARYELALEASRRPELREFYDRAGSRFRTPLNALMAASGSAEPERHALSLIAWCEGLMFSCAVGSYHSAVPSREELRTGFGELLRGMLGTGTGPRA; from the coding sequence ATGGCCACACGCAACGCCCCGAGCGCCCCACGCACCGAACTGATCGCCGATGCCGCACTGCGCCTCCTGGCGGAGCGCGGGATGCGCGGGCTGACTCATCGGGCGGTCGACGCGGCCGCCGGTCTGCCGCAGGGCTCGACGTCCAACCACGCCCGCACCCGCCAGGCACTGCTGGAGACGGCGGTGCGCAGGCTGGCCGAGCGCGAGGCGGCCGTACTGGCCATGGACGAACTGCCGCCCGCACTCGGCGGCGAGGCCGGGGGCGGGGGCGGGGGCGACCTCCTCGATGCGCTCGCCCTCGCCCTGCACCGGTATCTGACCACTCACCGCGCACTGCTCGTCGCCCGCTACGAGCTGGCCCTCGAGGCGAGCCGCAGGCCGGAGCTCCGGGAGTTCTACGACCGGGCCGGCAGCCGCTTCCGGACTCCGCTCAACGCACTGATGGCCGCATCGGGTTCAGCGGAGCCGGAACGTCACGCGCTCTCCTTGATCGCCTGGTGCGAGGGGCTGATGTTCTCCTGCGCGGTGGGCTCCTACCATTCCGCCGTCCCGAGCCGCGAGGAGCTGCGCACCGGCTTCGGCGAGCTGCTGCGCGGCATGCTGGGCACGGGAACCGGCCCTCGGGCATAA
- a CDS encoding Rieske (2Fe-2S) protein yields the protein MTGSQENSRTVARRTVVAAVGGAGLAVALSACGDADDSGRSVSQQQAGGPSIGSAAGKELARTADIPEGGGKVIGDVVVTQPRAGEFKAFSSKCTHQGCAVKDIAGGTINCPCHNSRFDMADGSVKAGPATSPLPPAAIKVQGDSITLA from the coding sequence ATGACCGGATCGCAGGAGAACTCCCGGACCGTGGCGCGCCGAACGGTCGTGGCCGCGGTGGGCGGGGCCGGTCTCGCCGTAGCGCTGAGCGCGTGCGGCGACGCGGACGACTCGGGCCGGTCCGTGTCGCAGCAGCAGGCGGGCGGGCCGTCGATCGGCAGTGCGGCCGGCAAGGAGCTGGCCAGGACCGCCGACATTCCCGAGGGCGGCGGGAAGGTCATCGGCGACGTGGTGGTCACGCAGCCGCGTGCGGGCGAGTTCAAGGCGTTCTCGTCCAAGTGCACGCATCAGGGCTGCGCGGTCAAGGACATCGCCGGCGGCACCATCAACTGTCCGTGCCACAACAGCCGGTTCGACATGGCGGACGGCAGCGTGAAGGCGGGTCCCGCCACCTCACCGCTGCCGCCCGCCGCGATCAAGGTCCAGGGCGACTCGATCACCCTCGCGTGA
- a CDS encoding HipA family kinase, producing the protein MLSEVTATRYVTPLREGGSLPGIVEADDLGTYVMKFTGAGQGRKTLVAEVICGELGRRLGLRVPDLVSIQLDPVIGLSEPDQEVQELLKASGGLNLGMDFLPGSLGFDPLAYEVDPAEAGRVVWFDALINNVDRSWRNPNMLVWHSDLWLIDHGATMIWHHNWPGVAASAAKPYDASDHALAPFGPDIAAAAAELAPQVTEELLTEVAADVPDEWLVDEPGFESTDALRRAYVEALLPRAADIHERIGLGPRAGRRPSQAPGWLTEQLTPWPHPAKKSKKDSNL; encoded by the coding sequence ATGCTTTCTGAAGTCACGGCGACCCGCTACGTCACGCCCTTGCGTGAGGGCGGTTCGCTCCCGGGCATCGTCGAGGCCGACGACCTCGGTACGTACGTCATGAAATTCACCGGCGCGGGACAGGGCCGCAAGACTCTGGTCGCCGAGGTCATCTGCGGCGAACTCGGCCGTCGGCTCGGTCTGAGGGTGCCCGATCTCGTCAGCATCCAGCTCGACCCCGTCATCGGTCTCTCCGAGCCCGACCAGGAGGTGCAGGAGCTGCTCAAGGCGAGCGGCGGGCTGAACCTCGGGATGGACTTCCTGCCGGGGTCGCTCGGTTTCGATCCGCTGGCGTACGAGGTGGACCCGGCCGAGGCCGGCAGGGTCGTCTGGTTCGACGCACTGATCAACAACGTGGACCGCTCCTGGCGCAACCCCAACATGCTGGTGTGGCACAGCGATCTGTGGCTCATCGACCACGGCGCCACCATGATCTGGCACCACAACTGGCCGGGGGTCGCAGCCTCCGCCGCGAAGCCCTACGACGCCTCCGACCACGCCCTGGCCCCCTTCGGCCCGGACATCGCCGCTGCCGCCGCCGAGCTGGCGCCGCAGGTGACCGAGGAACTGCTGACCGAGGTGGCCGCCGACGTACCCGACGAGTGGCTGGTCGACGAGCCGGGCTTCGAGTCCACGGACGCGTTGCGCCGGGCCTATGTCGAGGCGCTGCTGCCGCGTGCCGCGGACATCCACGAGCGCATCGGCCTCGGGCCGCGGGCCGGGCGCAGGCCCTCGCAGGCGCCGGGCTGGCTGACCGAGCAGCTGACCCCCTGGCCCCACCCGGCCAAGAAGAGCAAGAAGGACAGCAACCTGTGA
- a CDS encoding DMT family transporter yields the protein MSIATPPRGAPARIRTTPTDSTRAASCPDVPARHRRGVDWRIRFAVLSLVWGFSFLLIKVGTGAFAPFQVTLGRLFFGTAVLAVAIAVRRDRLPRGLRTWAHLAVAAFLLNALPFSLFAYAELTIPSTLAGICNATSPLWGMALSLVALSEDRPTRRRVAGLGIGFLGVLTVLGAWQGFSGLDGRGTSMALLASLSYPVGWIYVRRTLAGTGYSNLSLTGTQLGLAMVQLAIVTPLFTSFPGSFPVVPLLAVVALGALGTGLALLMQYGLVVEVGPTTAQMVTYFIPVIATAAGVALLDEPLSWNTPVGALIVLAGAALTQSRARAARPVRTAPAGGGEGSGSGQP from the coding sequence ATGAGCATCGCAACTCCTCCCCGGGGCGCACCCGCCCGCATCCGTACCACCCCGACCGACTCCACTCGGGCCGCTTCCTGCCCGGACGTACCCGCCCGGCACCGGCGGGGCGTCGACTGGCGTATCCGCTTCGCGGTGCTCTCGCTCGTCTGGGGCTTCAGCTTTCTGCTCATCAAGGTGGGGACCGGCGCCTTCGCCCCCTTCCAGGTGACCCTCGGCCGGCTCTTCTTCGGCACCGCGGTCCTGGCCGTCGCGATCGCGGTACGCCGGGACCGGCTGCCGCGGGGTCTGCGCACCTGGGCCCATCTGGCGGTCGCGGCATTCCTGCTCAACGCCCTGCCGTTCTCGCTGTTCGCCTACGCGGAGCTGACGATCCCCTCGACGCTCGCCGGTATCTGCAACGCCACCTCACCGCTGTGGGGCATGGCCCTGTCGCTCGTGGCGCTCTCCGAGGACCGGCCGACCAGGCGCCGGGTCGCAGGGCTCGGCATCGGGTTCCTCGGTGTGCTCACCGTGCTCGGGGCCTGGCAGGGTTTCTCCGGCCTGGACGGGCGCGGGACGTCGATGGCGCTGCTCGCCTCGCTCAGCTACCCGGTCGGCTGGATCTACGTCCGCCGCACACTGGCCGGGACCGGGTACTCGAACCTGTCGCTGACCGGCACCCAGCTGGGTCTCGCGATGGTCCAACTCGCGATCGTGACCCCGTTGTTCACCTCGTTCCCGGGCTCTTTCCCCGTCGTGCCGCTGCTCGCGGTGGTCGCGCTCGGCGCGCTGGGGACAGGACTCGCGCTGCTGATGCAGTACGGCCTGGTCGTCGAGGTCGGCCCGACGACCGCGCAGATGGTCACGTACTTCATCCCGGTCATCGCCACGGCGGCCGGGGTCGCGCTCCTCGACGAGCCGCTCAGCTGGAACACGCCGGTCGGCGCGCTGATCGTGCTGGCGGGCGCGGCACTCACGCAGAGCCGGGCAAGGGCCGCCCGGCCGGTGCGGACGGCGCCCGCCGGCGGCGGTGAGGGATCGGGCAGCGGTCAGCCGTGA
- the ung gene encoding uracil-DNA glycosylase, producing the protein MTDTDMLPESWRGVLGEELQKPYFRELTEFVEKERANGPVYPPRAEVFAALEATPYDRVKVLILGQDPYHGEGQGHGLCFSVRPGVRTPPSLRNIYKEMQAELGHPIPDNGYLMPWAEQGVLLLNAVLTVRAGEANSHKGKGWEKVTDAVISAVASRPDPAVFVLWGAYAQKKLPLIDEERHVVVKGAHPSPLSAKKFFGSRPFTQIDEAVAAQGHDPIDWRIPDLG; encoded by the coding sequence GTGACCGACACCGACATGCTGCCCGAGTCCTGGCGCGGCGTCCTCGGCGAAGAGCTGCAGAAGCCGTACTTCAGGGAGCTCACCGAGTTCGTCGAGAAGGAGCGGGCGAACGGTCCGGTCTACCCGCCCCGGGCGGAGGTCTTCGCGGCCCTCGAGGCCACTCCGTACGACCGGGTCAAGGTGCTCATCCTCGGCCAGGACCCGTACCACGGAGAGGGACAGGGGCACGGTCTGTGCTTCTCCGTGCGGCCCGGCGTCAGGACCCCGCCCTCACTTCGCAACATCTACAAGGAGATGCAGGCCGAGCTCGGCCACCCCATCCCGGACAACGGCTATCTGATGCCGTGGGCCGAGCAGGGCGTCCTGCTGCTCAACGCGGTGCTGACGGTCCGGGCCGGGGAGGCGAACTCCCACAAGGGCAAGGGCTGGGAGAAGGTCACCGACGCGGTGATCAGCGCGGTCGCCTCCCGGCCCGACCCGGCCGTCTTCGTCCTGTGGGGCGCCTACGCGCAGAAGAAGCTGCCGCTCATCGACGAGGAGCGGCATGTGGTGGTCAAGGGCGCGCACCCCTCGCCGCTGTCGGCCAAGAAGTTCTTCGGCTCCCGTCCCTTCACCCAGATCGACGAGGCGGTCGCCGCCCAGGGCCACGACCCCATCGACTGGCGGATCCCCGACCTCGGCTGA
- a CDS encoding pyridoxamine 5'-phosphate oxidase family protein translates to MAVTQRRGRRIMMSPGELDAFLTEKRTCRVATVSAGGQPHVGALWFAWDGDSLWLYSITRSRRWAQLRRDPRIAVVVDDGEEYGELRGAELSGAVVFVGESPRTGEACPELAEPERLFARKYFGMDEMPHDGRHAWLRLTPGSVASWDFRKLPAP, encoded by the coding sequence ATGGCCGTCACACAACGCCGGGGCCGCCGGATCATGATGTCACCCGGAGAGCTCGACGCATTTCTGACCGAGAAGCGCACCTGCCGGGTGGCCACCGTCTCCGCCGGCGGGCAGCCGCACGTCGGCGCCCTGTGGTTCGCCTGGGACGGCGACTCGCTGTGGCTCTACTCCATCACGCGCAGCCGCCGCTGGGCCCAGCTGCGCCGCGATCCGCGGATCGCGGTCGTGGTCGACGACGGCGAGGAGTACGGGGAACTGCGCGGCGCCGAACTGTCGGGGGCCGTGGTGTTCGTCGGCGAGTCCCCGCGCACCGGTGAGGCCTGCCCCGAACTGGCCGAACCGGAGCGGCTGTTCGCACGGAAGTACTTCGGCATGGACGAGATGCCGCACGACGGCCGGCACGCCTGGCTGCGGCTGACCCCGGGGTCCGTGGCTTCGTGGGACTTCCGGAAGCTGCCGGCCCCCTGA
- a CDS encoding DUF3037 domain-containing protein, giving the protein MSDRDVFEYAVLRVVPRVERGEFFNAGVVVYCRAKSFVAARTHLDENKLTALDPHADVTGVRAALHAVEGVCRGGEDAGQAARDDAGRRFRWLIAPRSTVVQPGPVHTGLTADPEAEVERLLDVLVR; this is encoded by the coding sequence GTGAGCGACCGTGACGTCTTCGAGTACGCGGTGCTGCGCGTCGTGCCACGCGTCGAGCGCGGCGAGTTCTTCAACGCGGGTGTGGTCGTCTACTGCCGTGCCAAGTCGTTCGTGGCCGCCCGCACTCATCTGGACGAGAACAAACTGACGGCTCTCGACCCGCACGCGGATGTCACCGGAGTGAGGGCCGCGCTGCACGCGGTCGAGGGGGTGTGCCGGGGCGGCGAGGACGCGGGCCAGGCGGCGCGTGACGACGCCGGGCGGCGCTTCCGCTGGCTGATCGCACCCCGTTCGACGGTGGTCCAGCCGGGCCCTGTGCACACCGGGCTGACGGCCGATCCGGAGGCCGAGGTCGAGCGTCTGCTCGATGTGCTGGTGCGCTGA
- the fabG gene encoding 3-oxoacyl-ACP reductase FabG has product MSTTEQRVAIVTGAARGIGAATAVRLAAEGRAVAVLDLDEAACKDTVEQITAAGGKALAVGCDVSDNAQVEAAVARVAAELGAPTILVNNAGVLRDNLLFKMSESDWDTVINVHLKGAFLMAKAVQKHMVDAGFGRVVSLSSSSALGNRGQANYSAVKAGLQGFTKTLAKELGKFGITANAVAPGFIVTEMTAQTAARVGMGFEDFQAAAATQIPVQRVGRPEDVANAIAFFTGDDAGFVSGQVMYVAGGPLN; this is encoded by the coding sequence ATGTCCACCACCGAGCAGCGCGTGGCCATCGTGACCGGGGCGGCGCGCGGCATTGGCGCCGCCACCGCCGTACGGCTGGCGGCAGAGGGCCGCGCCGTGGCCGTACTCGACCTCGACGAGGCCGCTTGCAAGGACACCGTCGAGCAGATCACCGCGGCCGGCGGCAAGGCTCTGGCGGTGGGCTGCGACGTGTCCGACAACGCCCAGGTGGAGGCCGCGGTGGCACGGGTCGCCGCCGAGCTCGGCGCGCCGACGATCCTCGTCAACAACGCCGGTGTGCTCCGCGACAACCTGCTGTTCAAGATGAGCGAGTCCGACTGGGACACCGTGATCAACGTGCACCTCAAGGGCGCGTTCCTGATGGCGAAGGCCGTCCAGAAGCACATGGTGGACGCCGGCTTCGGCCGCGTCGTCTCGCTCTCCTCGTCCTCGGCGCTGGGCAACCGCGGCCAGGCCAACTACTCCGCGGTCAAGGCCGGTCTCCAGGGCTTCACCAAGACCCTCGCCAAGGAGCTCGGCAAGTTCGGCATCACCGCCAACGCCGTCGCCCCCGGCTTCATCGTCACCGAGATGACGGCCCAGACCGCCGCCCGCGTCGGCATGGGCTTCGAGGACTTCCAGGCCGCCGCCGCCACCCAGATCCCGGTCCAGCGCGTCGGCCGTCCCGAGGACGTGGCGAACGCGATCGCCTTCTTCACCGGTGACGACGCCGGCTTCGTCTCCGGCCAGGTCATGTACGTGGCCGGCGGCCCGCTCAACTGA
- a CDS encoding ABC transporter substrate-binding protein — protein MFNRTCLQAAAALASMSLLAGCGLFSDEDTDREQKIAVGTTSMPSALDPAAAWDGSWELYRNVFQTLLSFPTGTTAPQPDAAEGCRFTDTGNQIFECKLREGLTFSNGDKLDAAAVKHSIDRIRTIDQKGGPNGLLGSLDKIDTSGDRTITFRLNAPDATFPFILATPAMSLVPPSQYPADKLRDDGKLTGSGPYVLDSYNAGDRAELSKFDKYKGFAKVRNDAVTIRYFKESEAMTTALKEKEIDATYRGLTAEEVVELQEKRPENDHLQLVESVGADIRYLVFNPKDRYAGKLSVRRAIAQIIDRGAVVNKVYQGTAEPLYSMVPKGIAGHTTEFFDRYGEPNVSKARDILREDGITEPVPLNFWYTTDRYGSATAPEFAELKRQLDASGLFKITIQGKPWEEFQAGYQKGEYPVFGRGWFPDFPDPDNFVAPFVGAKNALGTPYESPEITEQLLPQSRRESDRGAVAGQFEKAQKILGRDVRLLPVWQGKLYVAASEEIGGGERALDPQTVMQMWELYRKASW, from the coding sequence GTGTTCAACCGGACCTGTCTGCAGGCCGCTGCAGCCCTAGCGTCCATGTCTCTGCTGGCGGGATGCGGCCTCTTCTCCGATGAGGACACCGACCGTGAACAGAAGATAGCCGTCGGTACCACAAGCATGCCGAGCGCTCTCGATCCGGCCGCCGCCTGGGACGGTTCATGGGAGTTGTACCGGAATGTCTTCCAGACGCTGCTGAGCTTCCCGACCGGGACCACAGCTCCGCAGCCGGACGCCGCCGAGGGCTGCCGATTCACGGACACCGGCAATCAGATCTTCGAGTGCAAGCTCCGCGAGGGGCTGACCTTCTCCAACGGCGACAAGCTGGACGCGGCCGCCGTGAAGCACTCCATCGACCGGATCCGGACGATCGATCAGAAGGGTGGTCCCAACGGTCTGCTGGGGTCCCTCGACAAGATCGACACGTCCGGCGACCGCACCATCACGTTCCGTCTGAACGCGCCCGACGCCACGTTCCCGTTCATTCTCGCCACGCCCGCGATGTCGCTGGTCCCGCCCTCGCAGTATCCCGCCGACAAACTGCGCGACGACGGCAAGCTCACCGGCTCGGGGCCGTACGTCCTCGACTCGTACAACGCGGGCGACCGGGCCGAGCTGTCGAAGTTCGACAAGTACAAGGGCTTCGCCAAGGTCCGCAACGACGCCGTCACCATCCGCTACTTCAAGGAATCCGAGGCGATGACCACGGCCCTGAAGGAGAAGGAGATCGACGCGACCTACCGCGGTCTGACCGCGGAGGAGGTTGTCGAGCTGCAGGAGAAGCGCCCCGAGAACGACCACCTCCAGCTCGTCGAGTCGGTCGGCGCCGACATCCGCTACCTGGTCTTCAACCCCAAGGACCGGTACGCCGGCAAGCTCTCCGTGCGCCGGGCGATCGCGCAGATCATCGACCGGGGCGCCGTCGTCAACAAGGTCTACCAGGGCACGGCCGAGCCGCTGTACTCCATGGTCCCCAAGGGCATCGCCGGGCACACCACCGAGTTCTTCGACCGCTACGGCGAGCCGAATGTGTCCAAGGCGCGCGACATCCTCCGGGAGGACGGCATCACCGAGCCGGTGCCGCTGAACTTCTGGTACACCACGGACCGTTACGGCTCCGCGACCGCTCCGGAGTTCGCCGAGCTCAAGCGCCAGCTGGACGCATCCGGCCTGTTCAAGATCACGATCCAGGGCAAGCCGTGGGAGGAGTTCCAGGCGGGGTACCAGAAGGGCGAGTACCCGGTCTTCGGCCGTGGCTGGTTCCCCGACTTCCCGGACCCGGACAACTTCGTCGCACCGTTCGTCGGCGCGAAGAACGCGCTGGGTACCCCGTACGAGAGTCCCGAGATCACCGAGCAGCTTCTGCCGCAGTCCCGGCGCGAGAGCGACCGCGGCGCGGTCGCCGGCCAGTTCGAGAAGGCCCAGAAGATCCTGGGCCGGGACGTGCGCCTGCTGCCCGTGTGGCAGGGCAAGCTGTATGTCGCGGCCAGCGAGGAGATCGGCGGCGGCGAGCGCGCCCTCGACCCGCAGACGGTCATGCAGATGTGGGAGCTGTACCGGAAGGCAAGCTGGTAG
- a CDS encoding DinB family protein, with protein sequence MTTTERTEPSTTAAERDMLEGWLEYHRETLMLKCAGLSDEQLRTAALPPSALTLMGLVRHLADVERYWFREIMAGENVSALYYSEEDPDGDFRVTDETTWVQTQEAWRAEVAAARAAAAPLGLDDLSGAKSGSGKSFNLRWIITHMIEEYARHNGHADLLREQIDGATGE encoded by the coding sequence ATGACCACGACAGAGCGCACCGAACCGTCCACCACCGCCGCCGAACGCGACATGCTGGAGGGCTGGTTGGAGTACCACCGGGAGACCCTCATGCTCAAATGCGCGGGCCTCAGCGACGAGCAGCTGCGCACGGCGGCGCTCCCGCCGTCCGCACTCACGCTGATGGGCCTCGTGCGGCACCTGGCGGACGTCGAGCGCTACTGGTTCAGGGAGATCATGGCCGGTGAGAACGTATCGGCCCTCTACTACAGCGAGGAGGACCCGGACGGGGACTTCCGCGTCACCGACGAGACCACCTGGGTGCAGACGCAGGAGGCCTGGCGCGCCGAAGTCGCCGCTGCCCGCGCGGCCGCAGCGCCGCTGGGGCTCGACGATCTGAGCGGGGCGAAGAGCGGTAGCGGCAAGTCGTTCAACCTGCGCTGGATCATCACCCACATGATCGAGGAGTACGCCCGCCACAATGGTCATGCGGATCTCCTGCGCGAGCAGATCGACGGTGCCACCGGCGAGTGA